The sequence below is a genomic window from Sander lucioperca isolate FBNREF2018 chromosome 10, SLUC_FBN_1.2, whole genome shotgun sequence.
ATAAAATTAAAGCAGATTACTGCAACAGTCAAGAACATGAATATTAGGATAGAATTATTACAATAAACATatctaaaatataatataacaaatactttaacaaaaatgtcaaatataattgttaaaaaaaagctggACAATTTTgtgcaggatgtgcaaaaaTATGTTTGAGTCTCTTGGTTAAGttgtaatttttcttttttattggaCCAagcttttcttttcactttttgaTATTGTAGCTTGCCAAAAATAAGTGACCCAGTAGAGAACCATAAACAGATGTTAGATGTGTGAAGACCTTGGTCCACATTTCCAAATGAGGTGCACAGATGACGCAAGCACAGAGTTTGCGCTACGATGGCGCAGAAGTGGGCAAACACGAAAATGTCAGCATGATAAGAAAGTCGAAAGATTTTGAGGACACAGATAATGTCAACAGAAAGAGGGAAGAGCGGAGGAGGTGGGGGGTGGGGAGCAAGGGCCGAGCACAGCAGGGGCTGGTGGGATATAAATATGAGCCAGGGTGTGTCCAGGTGTCTTCTGATCATTCACTTGACACCATGACACTGCTGGCTCTGCTGCTGATGATCGGAGCTGCtggtaaagacacaaaaattcacacacacatacacacatacacacacacacacacacacacacacacacacagccatacatgtgtactgtaatgtctgtgatttcaaaaatatgatggaaagttgttgttaaagatATCTTTGAAACACAAATGtatctctttttgtgtgtgtgtgtgtgtgtgtgtgtgtgtgtgtgtgtgtgtgtgtgtgtgtgtgtgtgtgtgtatgtgacagcGGCAGTTCCCCGGGAAGATGGCAGGATCATTGGTGGGCAAGAGTGTGAGCCTCACTCTCGTCCATTCATGGCCTCCCTCAACTATGGTTACCACTTCTGTGGTGGGGTGCTCATCAACAATCAGTGGGTGCTCTCCGTTGCCCACTGTTGGTACAAGTAAGTATGCATTGATGGAGAAAACATTACTTTCATATATTATACGCATTATTATCTCATGTTGCATGTTTACGTTTGCTtgatttttatgcatttttcccTTTGAGATataaataaatccaaaaatctCTAAGGGGGTAGGACTAATGGTTTTCAATTTAGAAACATATGTGGAATgcatctgtatatatatatcaactCCTCTCTCAGTCCCTATGCCATGCAGATCATGCTGGGAGAACACAATCTGCGAGTGTTTGAAGGTACAGAGCAGCTCATGAAAACCGACAACATCATCTGGCACCCTAGGTGagcaaaaaaaatagaaatccCATCTGAGTATCTTCTTCCCTTTGCATGATTTCATTCTGATTTCATTCTTAtctgattcattcattcagtgcaGAGAAACAGGTCTAAAGTGTATTTTATATTCATCTGTGTGCAGTTATGACTACCAGACTCTGGATTTTGACATCATGCTGATCAAGCTCTTCCACCCAGTGGAGGTGACCGAGGCAGTCGCACCCATCCCATTACCCACAGCGTGCCCCATGGCGGGGCTTCCCTGCTCTGTGTCTGGCTGGGGTAACACTGCCATGAATGGCGAAGGTGGGTTGATTATAATGTGCATTAAatcatgcagtttaaaaacatGTCTCATGCCATTATATGTAGAATTTCTAGTGTAGAATgtgattttagtttattttatgtTGCTCTGATGGCaaaaattcagaaaaaaagaacacaatCCCGGTGAAAGTGGTGCAGTCATTATGTTGCTTTCAAACCCTCATTTCCAAGTCCTCAGGTCAGCTGGGCAGCGAGGGGGAGGTACAACAGTGTTTTTATCTAGGCTTTCACTGGGGGGTGTCAAAGTTGCCAATTTTCAACTTACACATAAAAGCACATAACAGCTATAAAGGATAAGTCTGGTTAAGTTCTATATTTTCTGTAATTGACAACCAGTCCCATGAAAAGCTCAAAACCAGCAAATTGATTCTATAAACAAAAGTATTGCCTGTATAGCCAAAGTCTGATTTAGCTTTTTTCCTCTGTGTCCTCGACCTCCATTGTAGGCCAAAAACTGAGACATAACTGAGCCATGCTCCTTCATTACAATAAACATGGGCACTTACTAGTTTACCCTGTAGCTCAACCCCACATATCCTGCTCCCATACCCACTAGGGCACCAAATGTGTATACATtttgcagctgaaaatagttccCAATAAACTGATCAACTAATTTTAGATTCAGTAGGAACAAATGGGCTTATGACTGAGAGCCACAGATAAGCTGGGGAAGTGGCAAAGGATTGAGAAACGTACACATTTTCTTCTAATTACTTAAGATGTCTCAGAGCTTTCTATGACTAGCTCTGTTCTGTGTGTTACAGTGAACTTGCCCGTCCATCTGCAGTGTTTGGACGTACCCATACTGGACCACCAGGACTGTGAGAATGCCTATCCTGGCATGATCACACCCAGGATGGTGTGTGCCGGATACCTGGATGGAGGCAGAGATGCATGCAATGTGAGTTTTACAGTAAATGCTATCATAGACTAACTGGACTCACAGTTCTGTGTGCAGAAAAATCAATTGCATGCTTCCGCTCTGTGTTTGTCAGGGTGACTCCGGCAGCCCTCTGGTGTGTGCTGGGGAGGTCCAGGGCCTGGTGTCATGGGGTCAGGGATGTGCCCTGCCTAACTACCCCGGAGTCTACGTCAAATTGTGTGAATTCCTCTCCTGGATTGAAGACACCATGGCAGCCAACCCCTGAAGAAATTTAATTTTCTTCACTTCTCCCAATGGTTCCCCTCAATCCTAGTTTCTTTTACAGCcctgacttttctttttctttctatctCTGGTGCCTTGTATCTTGTTTTGAAGTTTCCTCCCTCCATATAGCCACACTAAATAAAACCACTTGGTAGATATTCCTCTTTCATTTGTCTGTTCATGATGGGAAAAACACCAAATTAAGCTACTTAGAAGCTCAAGTATGTGTCAGTTACAGGTttacttgttttattttaagacTGTTTGATTGAGTTATACAGAGGCCTTTATTTACTCACATAACATTTTATAAGAAGAAACTTATGGTATGGGTTACATGATGAGGTAGCATATTTCTATTTTTCCATTTATTTACTCTAGATATGTGATTGCCCCCCTTAATGTGATCATATAATTACATGATCAGGCCTTTCATTCATTTCTATTAATAATTAATGGAGGCTCAGAACACTTTAATTATAAAGATCAGTACTGAACCTACTGTGGAGATGATGGCAGTGTGATTATTGAACAGTAGGAGGCCTCAGTGAGCAATTTTACTGTCAGTCCCACCCACTCATCACAACTTCAGCAGTGCAGCTGACACACGGTCATTTACAGATAAACATGACACCAGAAACTACTTTAACAGTCACCAAGGACTGCTTTCTTGAATATTTTAGTCGTTGAGTATTTCTCGCTTTAGTAAAAGAGTCTTGGTTTTGCAGAGGTTGCTTTTCTGTCAGGATGACATTCTTCTCGCCATCTCTCCCAGGTCACATGTGTCTTCTCTGGGCCCCGCTCTccattcctccctctctttatgtctttgtctctgtttgaCTGGGCTGGAGGGTTTGAGCCATGCTGCTccacctacacacaaacacaaaaagagtCATACTAAAATGTCTGGCTCTGCTGTGAAATACTCATGTTTCAATTTCAAATGAGAAATATCAACTTTTTAGATGAATGGGTGAATTCTAGGATGATACTAGTATTAGATTATGGGTTACCAATGAAGTTTTAAGTAGTCATTTTTACTGGAGTTAAGCAATCTTAAGACTGAATGCTCAGATAAGTGGTTCTTAAACTGTAGAGTGAGCCATTGTAGGGTGGGcatgactagggttgggtactgaaacctggttccactatggaaccagttcctacgcaaccggtaagaatcggaccggattagaacgcaaatttcggttcctcatttcggttccacttaatgcgTCGAATGAAAtatttccctctgtcgctccgataCGGACAAAAAATGATCACGCTTTCTCTGtcgtctaccgttagctagctaccgtaaatgtaggctacttttaaaatgccatatattatctctgggctcaccaaaacggacgtaaaagcatattaaccattcactgcacatgatcgctagtaaacatgttacatctttgatgtcatttttcagtttttcaagaatcggtttaggaatcggaatcgttttaaaagtaccggttcggtatcggaatcgtaaaaatctaaacgatacccaaccctaggcATGACCCGAAAGTAAAACACTTGAAGTGAAACTAAAGTTAATCAGACTTTTTTCACAACAAACACTTTGACCTGTCAAACAAAAGTGTCACTAattgcattattatttgctGCATTGCTGGAACTTGCTAGAATTGAACCATCGTTCCTGTTATTAGCTCCACTTGTGCTTTTCTGCAATGACatatcaaaatgtctgctgtgaaaggATCTATGAATATGCTTTATTAGGAGACAACAAAATAACAAGATGCTAGCCAGGCTAACAGGATTCAGGCTCCCTTTGTTACTAATGTTCCCAGAATGCTATCAATTTCTGCATCTGGAGAGGcttgacatttattttattgttttctaaGGGAGGCAcagcttgagaaccactggcttttaaccttttacattttaatttcattttaatttcataGGTGTGCACGGTTTAGGATACAAGGTTATAAAATGCCATAACTTACTGTCACCGCCTTTCTGAGAGGAAGACGAAAATGTTGCTTCTGAGAGGAATTCAGCACTGCTTAAACCAGAATaacatgaaatggaaatatagGTGAATAACTGAATCAACTTTACACTATATGTCTGTGGCATGATATTCTTTACTGATAAATATTAACACTGCAAACATTACATGCAGGCTCAGGTGCAAAATACCAGTTCATTGCAGTGAGTCTCAATGAAGATATCTGTCACATATGGGAGAGATTCTAATCAAATTAGGAATTTAAATGaacaatatgaaatatgaaaatattttcaATAATTGTAATAATCATATATTTGTGTCTAGCTGTGAAAATAATTAACTGAATAtctgatttgtttgtttgcattattatttttatgacaAGGTCTTTATTGTATAGACAAACTAATAAATGGAGACATGTGCATAAACAAATGTGCAATGCAAGATTAAAGCAACAAAGACATAACAACCATAAAACAAACTGCACAATCAGTGCAATCTGCCCGCTGAGTCTTTGCACAGTTGATCTGGGTATATAAAGTCATCTAGTGTGTTCCCAGCATTATGTTGAACACTTGTTAGAGGTTACAGTAACTTGGTGGAAATGTCTTCTCTTAGTTCCCTTACAGAAAATTGAAACAGATTTTACCAGGAGACTATAAAAAGCTACAATATCAAGATGTAGAGTTTTAGCAGCATGCTTAAATTTAGTCTCCTGAAGGTTTGTAATATACATGTAGACAACAGCCGTGCTTTCCCACTTTATTGCTCTGCTTTAAACAGTGTCTCACCTAtccatgtttgtctgttgtttgtttcGTCTATGTGCTTTATTTCCACTGTGAGCCTGCTGAAGAGAGGAAACATGTCACAACGATTACGCAGCCATCAGCTACTACGAGGGATGTAGGTAAGTACTTTCTTACTTGAGATAAAAACAATACTTAAGTACTACAAGTAcaatgacagattttttttaaaaatactcaAAAAACTTTGTTAAAGTAACAAgagtaaatgtaatgttttactTCCACCCCTGGCTACTATGCATATTCACACTACAGTTGGTAAGTCTTTGCAAAACTGTGCATGAATGAGAAATGTAACACATCACACCATCAAACTGCCAAGAGGTAATACAGCAACAATATGCAACAAGCTTGAGTGCCTGTGGGAACTTACTGAACGTTGGTGGGAGGGTTTGTCCAGAGTCGATGTCTGGGATTGGCTGGAGGGAGATGGACAACGTGCGGTTGTGCTGTTTTTAGGGGGCAGAGGTGGAGTGTTGAGACGGGACCGGGGAACCTGGTAATCCAAACTTGAGAACTGTTGAGAGAAATGCTGACTAAAATGTGGCTTCTGAATTGGAGAGCATTACTTGACAAGAAACCTGAAGGAGTTGCATGTTGCAAAcaagtcttgcattgccagacctatctccacagcgctgtggagtaaagtctggctacaccacagatacattctcgGATAGGAGAAAAgaactctctgggttgtttgcatttctttccagttccagacgcagcgacgatgcctctgcaaaatggtctcaggaaggaacttgttttggtggcacatttgcaccccgcaaaataaaacgccacataaaatattaaatgaagttaactgttcacataatacagtaacgttgagctatttaaatgagctggatgcatggttaaatgtaatttgctcttaccagtgtatcgtcATGTGTACTTCGACCACAGCAATCCCTGCCAATCTGTCCctaaacgtcccagttagatggtaaatgccgtaaacatattctttgtaaatctttataatCATTCACCGAAAGAATCAAGCAGGCCTGGCTTAATGCACGATCCACAAATTCTCTTCAAAACTTGCTATTTTCAGCATGTGGTTGTATTGAACAAGTTAAAATGTTGACTTGgtgatggcgctagatgaaaaggaccaaaaaggtttttaaataGGAGACATGAATATTTGTAAAACattccatggcaatccatccaatggtTGTTGGGActtttcactcaaaaccacaaatgtctacctcatggtggcgctagaggaaaagacAGGGGGTCAATAAAGTctgtaggattcatcctctgaagaCCACAAATAACTCCACCAAATTTCATGGGAATCCATTCAGTctagaccaaagtggtggaccgactcACAGACTGACATTGCAATTTGCTAGCGTGgctaaaattaaacaaaacaaatgatcaTACAGTACAAAGAAATGTATTCACATACCTTCCTCAGGGCAGCCAATTCCTTTACTATCAGTTCAATGTCCTCAtggtcctcttcctcctccacatcgtcctcaccctcctcctcccactgACCGCTGCCAGGCAGGTAGGGCTGGACGAGGATGGACTCTGTTCCTCTGATGTCACAGCGACAGTATGGGCAGGTGTGGCCAGCTGACTTCTGCTAGATAGTTATCACAGCAGGTCATGGGCAAAGTAATGGAAACACTATATGAATGTAGAGACCCATTGTCACACATTGTCTTGAGAACAGCTTTCTTTTGAAGTGTATGTACTAGGTTGGACTTGTTTTCAAAGAATAAAGCCACCAGTTTTTCGAAAGATGAAGGAGGTGGAAAATACCAGGTTCAGTTTGGTAGATTGCGGTTATGACGTTTacgttatgacttttttttttttttttatcgcatGACCACCACTGCGGATGCAGTCTGTCCATGTATTTGACATGATTTTTCAGATTGCTCCCCTTATCTAAGTTTGTCTGACTGATATAACTGCAATTTGGACTATTATTTGGCCTATTTTAAACTTTGGTTAACTTGGTAACTTTGGTTTTCTTTTGGTAACTTTTGGTATTCAGCTGCAAATGTGTGCCTTTGAAATTGTGATTTAGTTACTTCAGAGTTTAACTGTCTGtccttgtattgtattgtaaacTCACCGTTGATGAGGAAGTTTGGTTGACCACAATCTAGACTAAATTACAACTTTTCCATTGTGATCTGACGTCCATGAAGCATATCTAATTTccttttcctgtctgtctgtctgtctctttccctcCTCCCGTCCTCccttcactctcacacacacttttgttcAAAGTGAATGTGACCGATGCAGTTTGAGGAGGATGTCAGCTTCCTGTGATCACACAGGAAGTCATCAGCCCAAATGTCAGGACATGCTGCTCTGCACCTTTGCAAAGATTAAACACCTCCAGAACAGACGGGAGGCTACTGGCTAGCTGACTGACATAAATAGTAGTAAAGTATGCAGCTGGAATTTGCCAGCTGCAACTTTAATTCTGACTGGATGCCTTCAATGTCACTCTATGATTAAAAGAGGAAGTAGGAAGTCGGGGGAGCCATGTTGCAGGACATGACAGAGAGACTTTTGGGATTTGTGTACCATCTAAAATGGCCAAATGTAATTAATTTCATTGGTAGCCCACTATATGATCTTCTGCATATCTTGCTATGGCATGGCACAATCAGCTTTAGTTCATAGTGTTTTTAACACTgcagttttaatttattttattttataaagctTTGCACAATTTGCAATTCCTCATTTCAATAAGCCATTGTATGTGGAGATACTGAGAAATGTGAGGTTATTGGtttcaaatgaataaattacATGCCATTGATTTGTGAGGGTTATTTTATATAACAAACCATGTGAATATCATCACTCACACACTTTGTTAAACACAAGCATATTTTTGACATCAACCCCAaaccacattaaaaaaaactagcaTTGTTACAGTAATAACCAAACCATGGGAGCGCTAGTTTTCAGATCGACCTTCAAAAACAAAGTCTAGTTTAGTCAACCCTGACTGTTTCCCTCCACTGAACACACAAAACGGTTACGGTAACAATCTGCCTCGGTTTAGGATGTCAGTAATTAAGCATGGGTTGGCTGAAGATACTGTAAGCATGTGTTTATACACTGTACAGTAGGCCACAATGAGTAAGTGGATGGGGGTTCATACCTGCCAGCCTGTGAGGCAGGGTTTGCACAGGAGATGCCCACAGGGCTGGATACGAGTATCCTTATCCCTCTCTGCACAGATCTTACACAGCTGGAAGGTGCTGCCGATATCACAGTAAAGCTCATACTGCTCCTGTTGGCCGTTACATTGGCGGTGTTGGtggatagacagagagacaagatAGAAAACGATAAGAGAACGTCTCAGGATATGATCTATGCTTTGTCTTGGTGAAGACTCAGGAAGCTTTTAGTTTGATAAATTAAGAGCAGTTTGATACATTCATAAAGAGGTAGGAGGTGCAGTCACTTACTTCTGTAACTTTGACTTTGCCCCTCTGGGCCGGTTCACACAAGCTTGTCAGGTCGGGGTTCACATCACGGCCATCTGGGTACAGGTAGCTGcaggcacacaaacaaacagcacttagagaaaagacacaaacaaaGAACACAATTAACTAGAGAGCTGAGTGTGTTTGTCCTAACCAGCTTTCCTTGAAGCCCTGAATGAGTGCCTGGTAGAGCGGTGTATTCTGGGGGATGGTCTGGACGATGCCACCTTCTCTCGTCACATGGCCAATAGCCCACTGGCCCATTCTTGTGCAACTAAGACGGAAGATATAGCTTGGAGGGAAAGAGATCACACTGGTAAATCACACTTAGAAATATAATTGCTTTTGACTGCATTTTGttctttattttatgtatttatgcaaTTCATTCCAATAAACTTCCTCTCATTCTTAAAACAGTTATAATATTGATGTTACAGAATAGGCCATGCTTATTGTCATGGAGCTGTACTTAACATAGCAAGGACAACATTTCTTGAATAAAAGACGGAAAGCTGGAAAGCTTGAGTTTGATGCGCTAAGAAATATAATTATGCCAAAACCTCAAGAGGAAAAGAAATACTTCAAAATAGATTAAACAGTTATAAATGAAGCCTCTTTCCCCTGGCCAATTTTTCTTAATTGTTTATAATGGATAGCCAGGTACTTAAAGTTGGAGTGCTGTAGTTCTATGTTCCTCATTCCTCACAACTTAGATCAGATCCAGATTTGAACTCAAGTTCTCAACAACCTCCTCAGTGCTATTTTGAGTTTAGCTTCTCTGCGAAGTGCATTAGTCAGAGCTTGTTGCTGAGCTCGTCCTCACCTCCCAGGTCTATGCAGGTAGTGTTCCAGACGAGCTATAACCTGGTCATAGGTGAGGAAGGCCATGTAGCCTGGATGAGTCACTGCAAGCTGGTTCCAGTTCCTTATGAGTGAGCTCCAGGGCTGTAATGAGAGGAGAGGATCAAAGAGGAGACTCAGCATGTGAACATCATTAagggaatagttcaacattttgggaaatacgcttatgtGTTGTCTTGCCAAAGATTGCTCTAGATCAGAAGATGCCTATCTAATGTCTGTAtactaaatataaagctacaacCAGCAGCCAGTTAATTTAGCTCagtataaagactggaaacagggagaaacagctGCTAACCTGGCTATGTCTAAAGGTAAATCAATCTGCCTCCTAAACTCAcgaattaacacattatatcttgtttgttcatACAAAGAATCGTACAAAAACTGAAGTTGTGAAACAACAGGTTGTGGTTTTGGGAGGGATTATGTGCCTCAACTGTTTCTTGGCCGggagcagtgacttcctggagtcttgtcATCACTGTGAGGTTTCCAGGCAACAAGTGAAATCACTGTCTAGTCAAGAAATAGTCCGGCTCATAACCCCCTGGAAACTTGCTTTTACACTTACATTAGTGCTCTGATTAAACAAATAATACATACCATTTTCAgttgtgagctttagaggtgctggtaggtgagtttttttttgttccctttggacagagcaaggctagctgtttgtttccccttgtttccagtctttatactaaactaagctaaccagctgtagcttcatatttagtgtaCAGATATGAGAGAGGTATCCATCTTCTCATcttaactcttggcaagaaaagCGACTGAGCATAtttaccaaaatgtcaaactatttctttaagaaATCAGTGTATTACTTTTTACTGGAATATTTCACCTTACCTGAAACAGTCTGGTGAAGATGTCAAACTCAAACACAGAGATGTGGTCATTACAGGTGAGATCTATAGTTGACTTCAGAGCCATGGACTCCATCCCTTCTTCAAATGCATGTACACTCTGCAGCTGCTCTTTGAATCTATTCCACTGCACTATACACCTGTCAGAACACATTATTAACATGTAGCGAACATGTACACACAATGTGCCAACTACAATAAAAGAAATTCCCCAAACTCACTTATTTCCAAATGATTGCATCCAAAAGGCCGCAGCCTCAGTCTTAGTCACCCTGTAGGTGTCACCCTGAAAACCGCCCCCTGGAAACATGGCCCTCAGCTCCCAGAGCATGTGGCTGAACAGCAAGGACAGTTTAGTCAAGTTCCTCCTGAGAATGAGAACAGCAGACTTTCAGTTGCAGATTCAGTAATAGAAATAGCTATACTTGCTCGGACTTGTCAGTCTTTACTGGCCCTGTGGTATTGAAAAAATATGCTtgtacaaatatatataaataataaatttgttttctttaagtTTTAAGTAATTATTACATGATGTGTCACTATAAGGGCCGCAGTGTAGGTGTGTGAAGTCATGGGTGTCAAACCAGCATGCAAGCATGTTCAGCAATGACAACTGTGGTAAACAGTTGGAGTTGGCTATGAATCGATTGTGaaaaaatggaaagaaagaaaaaataaataaattctgcAGCCACCTTTTTTTTAGGGAAACTATAACTTTTGTACATGTGATACGCTATTGCCACTTTTCAGTTGGAACAAGCATGCTGATACTTtccatagagacacacacacacacacacacacacacacacacacacacacacacacacacacacacacacacacacacacacacacacacacacacacacaggtagtcCAGCGAGCAAACAGGATGCTCTCTGCTGCATGCTTGTCTGTAAATACCACAGAATGTTCCAGTGGCCAGTGTGTCACTCAAGGTCAGTCTTTATCAGTATGTGCATTACTCTGTTGACTATTCTAcggtaattcaataaattagatttaaatattttgtcaATTGTTTATGCACATTTCTCACTCTGAGTTTActttttacagtaaaatactcTTTAAACATGTCTCTCTGCCTCAATGTAGCTTGGTGCAATCTCAGACTCAAAATGGATTAAAACAACCAACACgctgcatttaaaatgtaatctacTGTAACACCAGCAGAAGACATTCTTTGACAACAATAACACTTTTGTATGACGTCGAACAGGAAAgagtaaaaataattttttttttttctttgaagatCCTTTCTGAACATGTATTTTACATAATACTTCTCCTGCTTCACTGAAGAGTCCATTTTGCTCTGTGAAGTTCAAACTTTCAAGTAAAGGTAATACAGTAATAACCCAAATATGTTTTCCAGTGTGGgaggatatttttttttccataaactTGACTATATCAAACTTCTCCACCATATTTCACATTAAGTGATCAAACATACATCTAAATCTAACccatttataaaaacaaatccagGACATCTACTGATACCTGAATACAGTATATAACAATACTAGTGCAATGCGATCATATTAATTGAATTTGACCACAAGTTTTTATCTTTATTACACCATATCACCTCTTTTGTAAGACATTATTGATACAACGCTGGAAATCTTTTG
It includes:
- the cblc gene encoding E3 ubiquitin-protein ligase CBL-C isoform X6; this translates as MMATAGSGASLSPKLSSQPPTSGDRRLVDKALRRLDKLQELCTNPRLGLRNSPPYLPDLVSETATLLTGVWEPYRGPKAAGGQVPRGDEAKYLRIHIRNLLDKTDRALLLFKEGREKIFEETSSYRRNLTKLSLLFSHMLWELRAMFPGGGFQGDTYRVTKTEAAAFWMQSFGNKCIVQWNRFKEQLQSVHAFEEGMESMALKSTIDLTCNDHISVFEFDIFTRLFQPWSSLIRNWNQLAVTHPGYMAFLTYDQVIARLEHYLHRPGSYIFRLSCTRMGQWAIGHVTREGGIVQTIPQNTPLYQALIQGFKESCYLYPDGRDVNPDLTSLCEPAQRGKVKVTEEQYELYCDIGSTFQLCKICAERDKDTRIQPCGHLLCKPCLTGWQQKSAGHTCPYCRCDIRGTESILVQPYLPGSGQWEEEGEDDVEEEEDHEDIELIVKELAALRKFSSLDYQVPRSRLNTPPLPPKNSTTARCPSPSSQSQTSTLDKPSHQRSQAHSGNKAHRRNKQQTNMDR
- the cblc gene encoding E3 ubiquitin-protein ligase CBL-C isoform X7; amino-acid sequence: MMATAGSGASLSPKLSSQPPTSGDRRLVDKALRRLDKLQELCTNPRLGLRNSPPYLPDLVSETATLLTGVWEPYRGPKAAGGQVPRGDEAKYLRIHIRNLLDKTDRALLLFKEGREKIFEETSSYRRNLTKLSLLFSHMLWELRAMFPGGGFQGDTYRVTKTEAAAFWMQSFGNKCIVQWNRFKEQLQSVHAFEEGMESMALKSTIDLTCNDHISVFEFDIFTRLFQPWSSLIRNWNQLAVTHPGYMAFLTYDQVIARLEHYLHRPGSYIFRLSCTRMGQWAIGHVTREGGIVQTIPQNTPLYQALIQGFKESCYLYPDGRDVNPDLTSLCEPAQRGKVKVTEEQYELYCDIGSTFQLCKICAERDKDTRIQPCGHLLCKPCLTGWQQKSAGHTCPYCRCDIRGTESILVQPYLPGSGQWEEEGEDDVEEEEDHEDIELIVKELAALRKIGRDCCGRSTHDDTLVRANYI